One Engraulis encrasicolus isolate BLACKSEA-1 chromosome 4, IST_EnEncr_1.0, whole genome shotgun sequence genomic window, agacacagcattataaactgCTATTGTCGTATACGCTAACCTCATGTGTGGCTTATTTGACCCACTTGCTaaaacatatttttgcacactgtAGTGTCCCGTAGAGAACGATTTGCACGAAATTGTCCGCTTTGATGGTAGTAGACAGGGAGGTTTTATGGGTATGACCGGCTGTGGTAGTAGAGATCTTGAGCGCTAAATAGACCAGCATAAATCTGCACCTCTAGCCCGGCCATAAAACTGCATGTTTTCCCCTCCAAATGCGCCACCCGCTGGTCttgcggtgccaatcactgccagtcattaggcATGTTGATTAGCCACTATATACAGCGCGTGGAGGaaatgtgggggaaaacaagTCATTTCATGGGCAGGCCAAGAGTTGCCGAATGGGTCTTGTGATATGAGCATGCGTTGTCGCCTTGATATGACCTAACTTCCCGCTTGGTGTCTTCGCCTCCAAATTTGATTGGcagccagggttggactggccatctggcaaagcagacatttcctggtgggccccgggGGTATATTGCATGTtattgtatgttgtgtattttgAAACCTAGTATTCATTGATTGAATCCATGTACCTTTTGAAGTGAAAATATTGTAAGTGTTATTCTTTGACGGAAGCTGCACATCTCGTGTTTTGGTAAAGTTAGTGTGTGTAGAAAAAGATAAATTCTATTTTGAGGAGGTAGTAACTATGAGTTTTTGAGAGGAAATAATTTGGTCAATTGTGTTTTGTAGGTGTTAGACTGTgctaagagtttagaaaaagtattaGTAGTAGAGTATGGGCAAGCGGTTGTTAATAACGATTCagattgaaaacaaaacaaacaaacaaaaacctgcAATGATGTTTGGATTGGGCTAGCAGTGGTGTTGGAATTCTTGGAAGTGTACCTGCAATACCGCCAAAGGACAGAGGGGGCAGAATTTCTTCATGTGGCTCTCTGGCTCACAcgtttccatctcctctcttctgcaaAGCTGTCCTTTTTCACGTCTTTCCTAAGCACCTTTTGACAGAGACGCACATTGTCACATTTTccatacattacattaaatgttagaattgtattttatttttaccaTAACCAAGGACAGAAACTGAACTCACCATGTCACCAGGTCAACTCTATTTGCTTTCAATATGTGTTAACTTCTGGGTAACTTTTCACTTGCCCTGCAAACATGCATGACTAAATAAGAAAGTCTGTGGCTCTATTACACCCAAACAAGATAAACTTAAATCTGTTCCTTGGCAACCCTTCCTTCCAGCAAGGTGGATGTTgggtgtttctgtttctgtgtgtgtgtgagtgtgtgtgtgtgtgtgtgtgtgtgtgtgtgtgtgtgtgtgtgtgtgtgtgtgtgtgtgtgtgtgtgtgtgtgtgtgtgtgtgtgtgtgtgtgtgtgtgtgtgtgtgtgtgtgtgtgtgtgtgtgtgtccatgtcacaaagagacagacagggacaaggaaagcaagagaaagaaatgggggagggggtgaagcGTAGGGGGTACAGGGTGGAAGAGAGCCTGTCTGAACTCTGTTGACGTCTGGTGGATGTAAGGACATAAAGATGTCATTGGCGATCCATGCATTGAAAAAAATCCAGAATAGAAAGTTATCTTAAAAGCGACCTTttaatgacttgacttgactacatctGTTGCTTTGTACATTTGTACAACAAAATGCATGtttcaaaaggaaaaaaagaatgttGCAACAAaaataaaaggagaaaaaaaaagcctcTCGTCCCAACACATCTGTGTTCTGCTATCCATCCGTTGTGTTCTACCATCCAACTGTTCTGGTGGAAATCCCCTGGATCTTGAGCTGTGGAACAGTGCACAAAGACATAGTTGAAAGATATTTGACGTTACTTTTCAGGACGACACATATTgatgaacatacagtatacagtcaaGTGTACACCAATAATGGGTGCAAAAAGTAACATTTttagaacaatatttcaataaatatAAGTGGATTCCAAAATATCCAAGTGAGCAAGTTTAATAAAACATCGGTGAAGGTTACCACAAAAGAGTAAGTTGAATTAAATCACTTAAAAgacatgttttttatttttctgaaaTTACGGTGGTGCAAAAGTGAAAGCACCCCATTCAAAGTCTCATGGAAGAGCTATGTTTTAATAATTGGACCATCATTCAATGAGTCTTAGGAGAGCTTAAGGACTCATTATAGTTTCTATCAAACAGTTAGCTATAAAACAATATTTTGTAGGGTAAACTCCTTCCCATTCCCTGCAGTAAGCAATGATAGCACAAGGAAGAGAAAGGACAAAAGACCTGAGAAATTAAGGAAAAACATTTTACATCAGAAAGGTTGATGATATTAGAGGACCTTCATGCTTTACTTGTCAGCCAAAACACTGTATCTAATGTGGTCCAAAACTTTAGGACAGATGGTCCTGGACATTGTTCCCTTTTCCAACTTGACGATGACCCTAAAAACACACCTATGGCCAATgtaactttttaaaaaatctagGAAACTGggtacagtccttggagcaatatggggttagatgCCCGActcaaaggcacctcagccatgggtggaggtgtagggagaggtaaggattcgaacctggggatttgaacctgcaactcttaAGAACACCTAACTATTAGGCCACATCTGCTCATGTTGATTGAGGAGACATTTATGGGACTATGCATGATGGCTTGATGTGAATATCAACTCACCACTTCACTTTGTTTACGCCTCAGCGCCCTCAAACATCTTGTTCCTGTCCTTTTTGTCCTCAATATTCGCACGCCAGTCACCAGCCTGTAAAGTGAGGAGAGTTGAGCACAATGTAGAAAATCAGACCAATCCCGTCTTCATAAGCACATGTCTGCATGCAAACATGACTTTGTTTGAGTGTACTTCTTTTCTGATTAATGCCTTCTTATTCTATAGAAAACTGTGGATAATAAACATATTTGGTCTCTGACAACACTCACCTCCTCAACCTTGACCTCCTTCTTGACCTGCTTCAGGTTGCTCCTCAGATCCATAGTGACCTTGTGCTTGGAGCCCAGCAGAGCCTGAAGCATCTGGTCAGCAGACATACGCACTTTCTTCAGAGCTGGCTTCTTCATACCCTTCAATTCTGTTACGTTGATCTTAAGGTCGTCAACCTAGGGAGAGAATACAAACACTGACCTATTAGCCACTCCCACACAAATGGCTTTAATAATACATgattaataataacaaataataaaACATGTCACCAATCTTACCGCTTTTTGTCCCTTGGTGACTGTGGCATCAACATCGTATCTCTCTTCATCAACTTTGTCGATCTTTGAATGAAGTTCTTTGCAGAGTTTCTGTGGAATGTTGTTTATGCCACAAAATGATACAAATTGTCAGCCATAGGCTTCAAATAGGAAATCAAAAAACATTTTCACAACACACTGAAACCAAAACCCGAATTATACAGTGTGTTTCAAATCGGACAGCAATGTGTGGTTCTAGCACAGAGGTACAATATAATTCACCAAACTACAATTTCTATGAGAATGAAACTATGGCCACAAATAGTAACAACTAGAAATGTCATGtttgtgtcatgatgtggtgcAATCCATGCAGATTTATACAATGGTGTGTTCAGAGAATCGTCAAGAATGAACCAAATTATACCTGTATGTGTCTCTTTTATAAGTACTATGTCATCTGATTAGCGTTGGTGTGTTTAGTTCACCTGCCATTGTGGGACTGCCAAATGTTTGATTTGTGATCTGTGATTGGTCATGCCACAGGCCCTTCTGTAATTTACAAATTCACTTACTGGAGCTTGATTGCCGCTGCATACTGCTAACATTGTAAAATGTATTGTTATTAACaatttgatgattggcagcatgcctttcatcacatcATTGTTTTACCACTGGATAATTTTAAATGGCACAGCTATCCAATCTAGCAAAGCGCATTTAAATGGAATTACAGAATTGTCTGTGGTTTGCACATATCTGTGTGGATTTGTTTCACTTTTATTTTGTCTGCTTTTTACAATAGAGAAATATGATAAGTacttttttttcaatactaagaTAAGAGATCTAAGGTGTGTACAAGTGTCCAAAAATGTCCAGACTGGCTATTTTTAAATCAATTTCGGGAAAAGATATTTACAGCTTAACTTAGTTATTTAAGAGCATGTGATgtatttaaaaagaaaagaaggttATGTCACAAATATTTACTGGAATGAAGGCTACTGTATGATTTAACCACTCTACAAGCTAGCTAGGTGGTTGCTATAAACTGCTATGAAAAATGGAAAGCAAATATGCTTTATCCttgttatgtcctgcatatttctatATGGTTATGTCCTAcatgtttttatgtctccatcttttatgctttgctgtctgtggatatgttgtctttgtgacttgtttgtttctgtctgtactgtgagtcCTATGGAGTGCGATTTGCGtttttttgctgctcttttggctaggtcccacttgaaaaagaggcaactgcctcaatgtgtttttaccctagtaaaataaaggagaaataaaaaatataattgtCAACTGAACGTGGCACATAACACTCAGAATAACAACCTgagtcagttaggcctatgtattattatttccTATGTAGTGTGCGTTAAGAGGTAAGGTGGTCAACCTTGCCCTCTGACAATGCATACTTTCTGGCTTTGAGGTCACTGTTCATTCTACTCGCAATGTATCTTTGATTAAATGTAGTGAGTGGAATGAAATGAATTTGATCACCATAAAGAACTTGAACAATCACATATGGCCATATACCAtagcactttaaatgtctgtatgagcactgtctatgtccatactgtcttaagtccatgtataagtactgtctatgtctatactgtctatgtccttacctagattagtctatgtctaatgggaaagcaagacatgtaatttcaaattctttgtatgaccagtgcatgtaaagaaattgacaataaaacctacttgacttgacctcATGTGGACTGTTTTTACTGGTTGGCTACGAAAGTATTTCTTCAGTGCCTGTCGAATACCATGATATCCGCCATGAAAAAAGTTGGAAAACTATGAAGTCTGCGATACCGGCGCTGATATGCGCACTATACTATATATTACATTTTACACATTGAATGTTTTGATGTGCttatggccacgcaagtatggctTTAGTGCCGGTTGATAGCTGTGCATTATGCACATCAAATTAGGCAATACGGCTCTGCACAgtgccagagccgtatataaagagagtctggccaactatgggtttgaacgttcgagctatcccgctattttgattggttctgggctggtcacatgttttatggacgccattttcgttccccacgctcccattaatgagcatcatcagatataaaaaataacgctttaatataatattattacattactattatgacaaactgttgtgcatatggctgtagtgcaggaccgcgtcaggagaaaaaaacagcattgtttaactcgtgacagaaacggaggatttgggacatacatggatataaactcccctttatggaatataaaggtcagaattaataacctgAAAAcagcagatttctccgtgttttgtgaggtaaatgtattttcccccttcgacttttgttaacaattacttttgaaagaaatagccatgatgatggcatgctctcaaaaactcctgtccgcAATTTGAAAACGAATTAAAttaggtttctgtcataacttgaaattagcttgtaaatcttaattgccaccagTAAGTATGCtctactgtgaaaacataactttgcccaccaagttattatttctgtcgcgctagtaaggtcctttccccctgcgatttaaactcacgtccagtctcatcctatgaatatccagactcatcctacgagcatccagactcatcctacagttctactgtctgtAATCGcgttatgcactgctgagcacatcgttatttttaaactactaaatctcgacacaacgtgaaactttggcgcaagtatcaccagggtccctgtacatgaagttgaccattgttgtgaatattatttctgtacagtacttaaatatctactttgacgttggccctacctaggcaacaacaacacggaggtaacgcttgaatgcactgctgagcacatcaaaactatgctgacaaaaccctgTTTTAAGCAAATCCCTTCTCTACGAacaaacttgttaacgtttgttttcatatgttgggatcttgataatactacaacaaAAGTTTGATGGTcaatgaagccttatttgtattttaaatccagcgattttgacggtatgctgtccatagggttacactgtagaatcctcgccgtggggagcgaaaatggcgtccatgattcgagttagCCAGACTCTCTTTATATATGGCTCTGCACAGTGCCAAACCACTGCTCCACCTTGTGGCAGTCCGTGAGGTAGCAGCGAACAAACTAACAAATCAACTAACCAACACACAAACTTAGATGATCACATAATCTTTTTGGCagagacaataataataattagaaaaGCACTCGCttgcagagtgcagacctctgccaaggcagCTCAGATATTGTGTGATTTTCATCGACTTTCCGATCATACcgtaccgagattctggtctgaccaagaagaaaacgaataacgtttccaaatggcatggttaacccacctccctcagTTTGCAACTGGTCGATGCAAGAAAACGCTGCTCTGAAATTTAAATCAAACACTTGCTTAGTCCCAATACAGCTCTACTTAaatcatgtcactgccttgaacatgcctctacccaggactgtTGGAGATGCTCCAACTTCACGACAAAGTGGGTAGAGGTCCCCAGCCCGACGGAGCTCAGATGTGCTTGAACAAGCTCTTTGCCTGAATAATGTTGaggagccgaaggtgttgcgtcattaggagggcagagcctgggtagCTCAGATTAATTACCCCAAGGAGAATCTTGAGCTTGAGACATTTTGCATCCCAACATATTGACAAAACATTGCGTTCATGCTCTGGcaaaatgaaaaaataacaaaCCCTTGAGAAAACAAAATAACTTAGTAAAAATAATTTTATCACCCCAATTAAAAAACACGCAGCTCAAAGTGacatgaataataaaaaaaacatggcacCTAAATTCTATCAGTAAGAAGCATGGGTAAGGAAATACTCCTGATCACGAGTCATGTCTCTTCCAGGGTGTCTCATTTTACAACAGAATAAAAATAGGCTTCTCCCATATTGGCCTCAGTAATTCCTTCACACGGAAGAATGTCACCCAGGATTCAAATTAATTACTACAGTTAAGGTCCCAATGGTTCCATATATGAGTTTTGATGTGAAAAATTATTTTCTAAAATGCCTCAAGTGTTTCTATTGTGATTTTCTTCAGTTAATATCAGTTAAATCAGTGCTCTGATGTTTGAATTTGGTAGGCAAGGCTCTGGCCAGGCTCACCTGAAGCTCCTCCAGGCCATCGGGCATGCTGAGGGCTGGGCAGTGTTCATTCATGTAGGCCTCCTTGGCTGCTACAAGGTCAGCTACCTCCTGATCCAGGCGCGTAGCCGCAATTGCGAGCATCACACTCTAaataggtcagagagagagagagagagagagagagagagagagagagattggcctcAGAAAATGTGACATTATGCCATTGTTTTGAAGACAGTTGGTGAGTCTGGTGAGAGGCTCCACTGAAGAGAAGATTTACCTTCAGGTGATGCTTGCGGCTCGATGTCATCTTCTTCCTGAGGAACAATGTGCAACATTCAGAGGTCAACTCACTGTAAAACTGATGGGTAACAACGCGTTTTGCTTGTGCTTCGTCGACGAAGCACAAGCGAAGCGTGTTGTTCACCAAAATAAAAATGTATTCAATATCACATATAAGTCcatcagtgtgcggtgattcatctttttctctctggATTACTTTTtggctgcacttcaccagcacctggaaattGTTGATACATAGGAGTTTTACACTTTGAATACTTACTCAGACATGTTGGCTTTTTGTGGTGTTCTCCTAATCAACaacagaaaaatcaatatcaactGTTAACTCCTCTGCTTCACACTCCAAACAAACAACACTCAGAATCTGAAtgcttttaaaaatgccaatgagtaAGACCACAGAGGAAGCACCAATGAAAACAATATAAAATGCTCTTTCATCTCACGTCAACTCCAGCCATGACATGAATCTCTTAAACATCCTTTACACATCCCATACGCATGAACGGTGAGACGTGTTTCATGTACGTTACGCCCTTTTTGTGGGGAAAACATTGAGGGTAAATCCAATGCAAGTCAGTTGgaggtgttgggaaagaataaacttaagataaggacctgtagacaatcGTTGTTCACGTTCAACaggccgaaaacgtgttgtgttgccggctgttcaaataatatagccggagcatggactgtgttctttTAGGCTAGCTGATGCAGCATGTAAGGTAGCCTCTAAccgcagcaggggtcgccggcgaccatattcacttgctgaaaatgcttaactacattataacaactttggtatgacattacagagagccatagttcTGCGCTAATgggttaaaggggctccaggtaggattaaaattTAAAttagtccgctgtcagaaaagcccatatgcaacttttggcagcgctgtccgagggagtgtcgtgggaaacacttatcatttgaaaacattgctttacataccgtattcagatatGTATCAAAagctggcattccgggatgaaaaaaaagtctcacagcaagtttatttgaacagcattgtTTCATTCCGGTAAAGATTTTGACACAAGCATGCCATGGAcaccgcgcaaatgacgtcatcctacctctttaatgagacattcggtttgatttcccccataaaggggcataACACACATTTAAGAGCAAAGTGCCCGGATGGCTGTTCATGCGTATCGTCAttcattccttttctctcttgTTATCGGGTCCACTTTGATACAGCACAATGTATCGAAGGAAGGATCCTAACAAACAGCATGGCACAAAGGAAAAAAATGTCTCACCTGATGAGAAACTTGGGCAAGAATCGCTGGGTGGTGGGGAAGGTGCAAGGGCAGAGGCGGGCAACACTGGCATCGAGGCAATATTCAGATCATATTTATAAGGCTGCCAGAATCTGACACCAAAAGTGTCCTTTGCTCTTTATGGTAACGCCCCTCCTGCCAGCACCCACATAAGGCAGATGTAGCATATAtgctgaaaatagacagaaaaatataaATATTTCCAGATCCCTGTTTAACAAACTCACTCAAAGTTATGCATTGTTGACCTGAGGAACAATTATGATATTTTAGAAGTGATAAGACATTCCACATTCCTGGACTGACAACAAAATAAACCATCCTGCAATAGGGGGCAGAACAAGGAGCAGTTTCCACATAGCCTGCTATTTTAAAAGCCtgctattttttctcctgtttaggtgtaaatgcaacatgtggataaaagtaAATACTCTATTGTAACAATTGCGTTTTAGTCCCCTAAATagcatatttttaaagcctgcttttttatatctggattttaaaaacctgctacgtggaaacggaaggccaaaaccaatgtaaccaggagaaaaaaatatccacatttaaaaatatcctgctacgtggaaacagctcccaAGAGAGACAAGAAGAATCTCAAACAGAGGTAGAAGATTCTCATATGCATACTTCTAATTATTTCACCAATCTCTTTCAATATGATTATGCTTCTTGCATCTGGGATTAATATTATATAGACTACATAGATAGAGGAGCAACTCCTCACTGTCAAGTATCCCTGATATAACTCCACCAGCAACTTACTGTTTTCTTTCAGACACAGACAGCATTATAAATTGTGTCATGGTCCTAGTCATTGCAGGGTTCCACCGGGTCCCAATTGCCATTGTTGATCTCTGCCACGGTTTCCCTTTCTAGGTGCCGCTGTTGAGTGGGGAAACCTGATTACTGATCAGGAGCAGGTGGAGCCCCCCCTTTAAAAGCATTCTGTTTCTCTATGCCTCTCTCAGTCTGCCAGTGAGAGCCATCCAGGTCCCATATTACTATTGACATATAAACTAACCTCAAGTGTGGCCTGTTTGACCTTTTGCCAAAACACATTAATGCATACTGTAGTGCCCCCTAGAGACCAATTTGCACAAAATTGCTTTAAGGGTAGTAGACAGGGAGGTTTTATGGGTATGACCGGCTGTGGTAGTAGAGATCTTGAGCACTAAATAGACCCAGTCGGCACCTCTAGCCTGGCCATAAAACCGTTTCCCCTCCAAATGTGCCACCCGCTGGTCttgcggtgccaatcactgccagtcattaggcatattgattagccactACATAGAGCGGGTGGAGCaaaggtgggggaaaaaaaagtcgTTTCATGGGAAGGCCAAGAGTTGCCGAATGGGTCTTGTGATATGAGCATGCATTGTCGAGATATGACCTAACTTCCTGCTTGGTGTCTTCGCCTTCAAATTTGATtggcagccagggctggactggccatctggcaaagcggcaatttcccggtgggcctcgcaccctcttgggcccctattttccccaatttttttttttttaacatttctgaaaataggggcccaggagggtgcagggcccaccggtgagtcaattctgcaccgctaattatgaggggcccctttaagtctgAAGATGGCTTAAGACGAATTAAGCTTTCAGAAAATcgatcagaaaataatagtaaatgttgttttaaaatcattgtttgcagttctgtagaaccacttcaatacgttcttccacatcatggtgatattattcaattccatcctatattttttattattattactcaattgaaatgatgtctgtccttagggcagcattttttacagtgtgtgggCAGGTGCAATGAAAAATTATAAATTACACTGAAATCTTTCAAACAACTGCACATTTGTGTAACAggcccctaggccagtgtttcccaaccaggggtacgtgtaccactaggggtacgcgagcacacctcagggggtacgcggaaaaatgtgataatgacaattgaatagatactgggataaaggaatatatagagagcatgagatagggggtactcatggtacaacaaaaaggcttagggggtacgcgagtcaaaaaaggttgggaaacactgccctaggtcATTGCCTGGATTTCATGGAATATTTCatgtagttaggaaatggatcgcactctctttcttgttttctttatcagtccctgcaatgttaaaataaaaagaaaacaacaagaaagaagaaacacCGAGtatgatccatttcctaactactagattacttcagagacgcaccagcAAGACgggagagtgtggtgtgtggaagataaccttatGGAATATTTCATGA contains:
- the LOC134447715 gene encoding troponin I, fast skeletal muscle-like — encoded protein: MSEKKMTSSRKHHLKSVMLAIAATRLDQEVADLVAAKEAYMNEHCPALSMPDGLEELQKLCKELHSKIDKVDEERYDVDATVTKGQKAVDDLKINVTELKGMKKPALKKVRMSADQMLQALLGSKHKVTMDLRSNLKQVKKEVKVEEAGDWRANIEDKKDRNKMFEGAEA